The following proteins come from a genomic window of Rhodohalobacter sp. 614A:
- a CDS encoding FGGY-family carbohydrate kinase — protein MNEKFFIGIDVGTGSARAGIFNQSGMMLAQASKKIQMWRPEADFVQQSSEDIWQAICYSVKTAINEANIKPESIGGIGFDATCSLVVLGDENKPLTVSPDKENEQNIIVWMDHRAKTEAEEINQMGHDVLKYVGGVISPEMQTPKLLWLKRNIPDTWNKATRFFDLPDYLVFRATGEDVRSACTTTCKWTYLAHEDSDSSASIGSWDNSFFQEIGLEDLSDEGYRRIGTKIRPMGEPVGKGLTETSAEDLGLIAGTPVGVSIIDAHAGGLGLLGMTENGSSFDNQIALIGGTSSCHMAVSEKPRFIDGVWGPYYSAMIPGMWLNEGGQSATGALVDHVIFSSNHANDLKEEAEKKDNTVYELLNNRLEALANKMSLKDVGMLTRELHVLPYFHGNRSPRADASLRGGMVGLKLSSTVDDLALQYLATIQAVAYGTRHIIEEMNKQGYVIDQISATGGGTKNEIFLKQHADICGCKIILPKEPEAVLLGSAVLASVASGTYENVTEAMFSMNHRGKIIEPNKNQLVKKYHDLKYKVFHKMYEDERSYNELMKESDFSS, from the coding sequence ATGAACGAGAAGTTTTTTATAGGTATCGATGTTGGAACCGGTTCGGCAAGGGCTGGAATTTTTAATCAGTCAGGAATGATGCTGGCTCAGGCCAGTAAAAAAATTCAGATGTGGCGGCCAGAGGCAGACTTTGTTCAGCAGTCATCCGAAGATATTTGGCAAGCGATATGCTATTCTGTAAAAACAGCGATAAATGAAGCGAATATCAAACCTGAATCTATAGGTGGAATTGGATTCGATGCAACCTGCTCTCTTGTGGTTTTAGGGGACGAAAATAAACCACTGACCGTAAGTCCTGATAAGGAAAATGAACAGAATATTATTGTATGGATGGATCATCGGGCAAAGACAGAAGCCGAAGAGATCAACCAAATGGGGCATGATGTTTTGAAATATGTGGGAGGTGTGATCAGCCCGGAAATGCAAACGCCTAAACTTTTATGGCTGAAGCGTAATATACCGGATACCTGGAACAAAGCCACCCGCTTTTTTGATCTGCCTGATTATCTGGTTTTCAGGGCTACAGGCGAAGATGTCCGTTCGGCTTGTACTACTACGTGTAAGTGGACCTATCTCGCTCATGAAGATTCGGACTCATCAGCAAGTATTGGCTCATGGGACAATTCTTTTTTCCAAGAAATTGGTCTTGAAGATCTGTCTGATGAAGGATATAGAAGAATAGGCACTAAAATTCGCCCGATGGGAGAACCGGTCGGTAAGGGACTTACCGAAACATCGGCTGAAGATCTTGGATTGATAGCCGGCACTCCTGTTGGTGTTTCGATTATCGATGCACACGCCGGTGGATTGGGACTTCTTGGAATGACAGAAAATGGCTCATCATTCGACAACCAGATCGCTTTGATTGGAGGCACCTCCAGTTGCCACATGGCAGTTTCTGAAAAACCACGATTTATCGATGGGGTCTGGGGACCGTATTATTCAGCCATGATTCCCGGAATGTGGCTGAATGAAGGCGGACAATCGGCTACCGGCGCTCTGGTTGATCACGTTATTTTTTCATCAAACCACGCAAATGATTTAAAGGAAGAAGCTGAAAAAAAAGATAACACCGTCTATGAATTGTTAAATAACCGGCTGGAAGCTCTTGCAAACAAAATGAGTTTGAAAGATGTCGGTATGCTGACGAGAGAATTACACGTGCTCCCATATTTCCATGGAAATCGATCTCCCAGAGCGGATGCTTCTTTGCGGGGCGGAATGGTCGGATTGAAACTTTCATCCACTGTGGATGACCTGGCCCTGCAATACCTCGCAACAATACAAGCTGTGGCGTACGGAACTCGTCATATTATCGAAGAGATGAACAAGCAAGGATATGTGATTGATCAGATTTCGGCGACGGGAGGAGGTACGAAAAACGAGATTTTTTTAAAGCAACATGCAGATATATGCGGTTGCAAAATTATTCTTCCGAAAGAACCTGAAGCCGTTCTGCTTGGCAGTGCGGTATTGGCCTCTGTAGCTTCGGGGACTTATGAAAATGTAACCGAAGCGATGTTTTCCATGAATCATCGGGGGAAGATCATCGAACCCAACAAGAATCAATTGGTGAAGAAATATCACGATTTAAAATATAAAGTCTTTCACAAAATGTATGAGGATGAAAGATCCTACAATGAACTTATGA
- a CDS encoding exo-alpha-sialidase, whose product MHRKSKYFITILILFASISCTQKADISTDNEEVSGIKHLKVYYKEGRFAGWPANNGIWIWEDEILVGFVESEHLDTDGFHSYNRESAQNKYARSLDGGETWTIEDAYEQGQTGIAFDHKIPEDEADQPVDLAEPIEDFTDSGFVITFMRDNYHNGPSTFYYSMDRGKEWNGPYKFPNLDTPGVATRTDYIVEGPQELSAFMNVGKENGREGQVVYTKTTDSGLNWELVSYIGGEPEGFNIMPSTVRLSDTELYTVMRSREPEPRRDFLKAFRSTDNGATWTEEPNPAFDTGNGGSPPALVKMDDGRLALAYIFRSDYGSRVQLRLSEDNGKTWSNEITLRSGDGATKDVGYPRMVQREDGNLVVIYYWNNALKEGAKPYRYIAATIVNPDIYN is encoded by the coding sequence ATGCACAGAAAAAGTAAATACTTCATTACGATACTAATCCTTTTTGCAAGCATTTCATGTACGCAGAAGGCTGATATTTCAACAGATAATGAAGAAGTGTCCGGCATAAAACATCTGAAAGTTTACTACAAGGAAGGACGTTTTGCAGGTTGGCCGGCGAATAATGGTATCTGGATTTGGGAGGATGAAATTCTTGTTGGATTTGTGGAATCAGAACATCTCGATACTGATGGTTTCCATTCATACAACCGCGAATCAGCTCAGAATAAATATGCGCGTAGTCTTGATGGAGGTGAAACGTGGACGATAGAAGATGCTTACGAACAGGGACAGACGGGGATCGCATTTGATCATAAGATACCGGAAGATGAAGCCGATCAGCCAGTAGATCTTGCGGAACCCATTGAAGATTTTACAGATTCAGGGTTTGTGATCACATTTATGCGCGACAACTATCACAATGGTCCGTCCACATTTTACTATTCCATGGATCGCGGAAAAGAGTGGAACGGCCCTTACAAATTTCCAAATCTGGATACTCCAGGTGTGGCCACCCGAACAGATTACATTGTGGAAGGTCCGCAGGAATTGAGTGCGTTTATGAATGTCGGGAAAGAAAACGGGCGTGAAGGCCAGGTTGTCTACACCAAAACGACTGATAGTGGACTGAACTGGGAGTTAGTGTCCTACATCGGTGGAGAGCCGGAAGGATTTAATATCATGCCGTCAACTGTTCGGCTATCCGATACGGAATTGTATACGGTAATGCGAAGCAGAGAACCGGAACCCCGCCGCGATTTTCTGAAAGCTTTTCGGTCAACCGATAATGGTGCTACCTGGACTGAAGAACCTAATCCCGCATTTGATACAGGAAATGGAGGCTCGCCACCGGCACTGGTAAAAATGGATGACGGTCGCCTTGCACTGGCATACATTTTCCGAAGTGATTACGGATCGAGAGTTCAGCTTCGGTTGAGTGAAGACAATGGTAAAACATGGAGTAACGAAATTACGCTGCGAAGCGGAGATGGTGCGACCAAAGATGTTGGTTACCCGAGAATGGTTCAGCGGGAAGATGGAAATCTTGTAGTTATCTATTATTGGAATAATGCTCTTAAAGAAGGTGCAAAACCGTATCGATACATCGCAGCGACCATCGTGAATCCTGATATTTACAACTAA